A stretch of the Nicotiana tabacum cultivar K326 chromosome 6, ASM71507v2, whole genome shotgun sequence genome encodes the following:
- the LOC107819505 gene encoding hydroxyproline O-galactosyltransferase HPGT1, with the protein MQSRGSNARFSGMGTRSPISSLMLAMFATMASFYVAGRLWQDAQNRVYLTKELDRITGQGHSAISVDDTLKIIECREQRKKLSALEMELAAARQEGFISKQSSDMKRTNEKGPVIVIGIFTRFGRKNERDAIRKAWMSTGAALKKMEEEKGIVARFVIGRSANRGDSLDRSIDSENSQTNDFFILENHVEAPEELPMKTKLFFAHASDSWNADFYAKVNDNVFVNLDSLGNTLASYLSVPRVYIGCMKSGEVFSEKGQKWYEPDWWKFGDGKTYFRHASTELFVISQALARYISINRSLLRIYAHDDVSVGSWFIGADVKHVDERKFCCSSWSSGAICSGV; encoded by the exons ATGCAGAGCCGGGGATCCAATGCCCGGTTCTCAGGAATGGGGACGCGATCCCCGATTTCATCTCTCATGCTTGCCATGTTCGCTACCATGGCTTCCTTCTATGTCGCCGGCCG CTTATGGCAAGATGCACAAAACAGGGTTTACTTAACAAAAGAGCTCGATAGAATAACCGGTCAG GGACACTCTGCAATATCTGTGGATGACACATTAAAGATCATAGAATGCAG GGAGCAAAGGAAGAAACTATCTGCCCTAGAGATGGAACTGGCAGCTGCTAGACAGGAAGGATTTATCTCCAAACAATCATCAGATATGAAGAGAACTAATGAAAAGGGTCCAGTAATAGTAATAGgaattttcacaagatttgggcGCAAGAACGAGAGAGATGCTATAAGGAAGGCATGGATGTCAACTG GTGCAGCTTTGAAAAAAATGGAGGAAGAAAAGGGCATTGTTGCACGTTTTGTCATTGGCAGAAG TGCTAATCGTGGAGACAGCTTGGACAGGAGCATTGACAGTGAAAACAGTCAAACTAATGATTTTTTTATTCTT GAAAATCATGTTGAAGCTCCCGAGGAACTCCCAATGAAAACAAAGCTGTTTTTTGCACATGCATCAGACAGTTGGAATGCTGACTTCTATGCCAAAGTCAATGACAATGTCTTTGTAAACCTTG ATTCCTTGGGAAATACACTTGCGTCATATTTGAGTGTCCCTCGTGTATATATTGGGTGCATGAAATCAGGCGAAGTTTTCTCTGAGAA GGGCCAGAAATGGTATGAACCAGATTGGTGGAAATTTGGAGATGGGAAAAC GTACTTCCGTCATGCTTCCACAGAGCTGTTCGTAATATCTCAAGCGCTGGCTAGATACATTTCAATAAATAG ATCCCTACTCCGTATTTATGCACATGATGATGTCAGTGTTGGGTCCTGGTTTATTGGTGCCGATGTCAAACATGTAGATGAGAGGAAGTTTTGCTGCTCGTCTTGGTCATCAG GAGCCATTTGTTCGGGAGTGTGA